Proteins from a genomic interval of Excalfactoria chinensis isolate bCotChi1 chromosome 21, bCotChi1.hap2, whole genome shotgun sequence:
- the NCAM1 gene encoding neural cell adhesion molecule 1 isoform X6 — protein MLPAAALPWTLFFLGAAASLQVDIVPSQGEISVGESKFFLCQVAGEAKYKDISWFSPNGEKLTPNQQRISVVRNDDFSSTLTIYNANIDDAGIYKCVVSSVEEGDSEATVNVKIFQKLMFKNAPTPQEFKEGDDAVIVCDVVSSLPPTIIWKHKGRDVILKKDVRFIVLSNNYLQIRGIKKTDEGTYRCEGRILARGEINFKDIQVIVNVPPSVRARQSTMNATANLSQSVTLACDADGFPEPTMTWTKDGEPIEQEDNEEKYSFNYDGSELIIKKVDKSDEAEYICIAENKAGEQDATIHLKVFAKPKITYVENKTAMELEDQITLTCEASGDPIPSITWKTSTRNISNEDKTLDGRIVVRSHARVSSLTLKEIQYTDAGEYVCTASNTIGQDSQAMYLEVQYAPKLQGPVAVYTWEGNQVNITCEVFAYPSAVISWFRDGQLLPSSNYSNIKIYNTPSASYLEVTPDSENDFGNYNCTAVNRIGQESSEFILVQADTPSSPSIDRVEPYSSTARVEFDEPEATGGVPILKYKAEWRALGEGEWHSRLYDAKEANVEGTITISGLKPETTYSVRLSAVNGKGVGEISLPSDFKTQPVREPSAPKLEGQMGEDGNSIKVNVIKQDDGGSPIRHYLIKYKAKHSSEWKPEIRLPSGSDHVMLKSLDWNAEYEVYVIAENQQGKSKPAHYAFRTSAQPTVIPATLGSPSTSSSFVSLLLSAVTLLLLC, from the exons CCTCTCTACAAGTGGATATTGTTCCAAGTCAGGGGGAGATCAGCGTTGGAGAATCTAAGTTCTTCTTATGTCAAG TGGCGGGGGAAGCCAAATACAAAGACATCTCCTGGTTTTCCCCTAATGGTGAGAAGCTGACGCCGAACCAACAGCGCATCTCAGTGGTGCGAAACGATGACTTCTCCTCCACCCTCACCATCTACAACGCCAACATTGATGATGCTGGCATCTACAAATGTGTTGTCAGCAGCGTGGAGGAGGGAGACTCTGAAGCCACCGTCAATGTGAAAATCTTCC aaaagctCATGTTCAAGAATGCCCCCACTCCTCAGGAATTCAAGGAAGGGGATGATGCTGTGATTGTGTGTGATGTGGTCAGCTCGCTGCCTCCTACCATCATCTGGAAACACAAAGGCAGGGATGTCATCCTAAAAAAAGATG tTCGGTTTATAGTGCTGTCCAACAACTACCTGCAGATCCGGGGAAtcaagaaaacagatgaaggGACGTACCGCTGTGAGGGCCGCATCCTGGCTCGTGGGGAGATCAACTTCAAAGATATTCAGGTCATTGTAAATG TACCTCCTTCTGTGCGTGCCAGGCAGAGCACTATGAACGCCACTGCCAACCTCAGCCAGTCTGTCACCTTAGCATGTGATGCTGATGGCTTTCCTGAGCCAACCATGACGTGGACAAA ggatggagagcCAATAGAGCAGGAGGATAATGAagagaaatacagttttaacTACGATGGGTCTGAGCTGATCATCAAGAAGGTGGATAAGAGTGACGAAGCAGAGTACATCTGCATTGCTGAGAACAAGGCTGGCGAGCAGGATGCCACCATTCATCTCAAAGTCTTTG caaaACCCAAAATCACATATGTGGAGAATAAAACAGCTATGGAGCTGGAGGATCAGATCACACTGACCTGTGAGGCGTCTGGAGACCCAATCCCTTCCATCACGTGGAAAACTTCTACCCGGAACATCAGCAATGAAGACAAG ACGCTGGATGGGCGCATCGTGGTGCGCAGCCACGCACGGGTATCATCCCTGACTCTCAAAGAAATCCAGTACACGGATGCTGGAGAGTACGTCTGCACGGCCAGCAACACCATCGGGCAGGACTCACAGGCCATGTACCTTGAAGTGCAGT ATGCCCCCAAGCTTCAGGGCCCTGTGGCTGTCTATACCTGGGAAGGGAATCAAGTGAACATCACCTGTGAGGTATTTGCTTATCCCAGTGCTGTCATCTCCTGGTTCCGGGATGgacagctgcttcccagctcaAACTACAGCAACATCAAGATCTACAACACTCCATCAGCAAGCTACCTGGAG GTGACACCAGACTCTGAAAATGACTTTGGGAACTACAACTGCACTGCTGTGAACCGCATTGGCCAGGAATCCTCGGAGTTCATTCTTGTGCAGGCGG aTACTCCGTCCTCTCCTTCTATTGACAGAGTGGAGCCCTACTCTAGTACTGCCCGCGTGGAGTTTGATGAGCCTGAAGCTACTGGTGGGGTACCCATCCTCAAATATAAAGCAGAGTGGAGGGCACTGGGCGAAGGAGAATGGCACTCGAGATTGTACGATGCAAAAGAAG CAAATGTGGAGGGCACAATCACTATCAGTGGCCTGAAACCTGAGACAACCTACTCAGTGAGACTGTCTGCAGTCAATGGCAAGGGTGTGGGTGAGATTAGCCTGCCATCCGACTTCAAGACACAGCCAGTTC GGGAACCCAGTGCACCCAAACTGGAAGGGCAGATGGGAGAAGATGGAAATTCCATCAAAGTGAACGTTATCAAGCAGGATGATGGTGGCTCCCCCATCAGGCATTACCTGATCAAATACAAAGCT AAACATTCCTCAGAATGGAAACCAGAGATCAGACTGCCTTCTGGCAGCGACCACGTCATGCTCAAGTCTCTGGACTGGAATGCAGAATACGAGGTTTATGTGATAGCTGAAAACCAGCAGGGGAAGTCCAAACCTGCTCACTATGCTTTCCGGACATCTGCTCAGCCTACTGTTATCCCAG CGACCTTGGGAAGTCCATCAACGTCGTCCTCCTTTGTTTcattgcttctttctgcagtgaCTCTGCTTTTGCTCTGTTAG
- the NCAM1 gene encoding neural cell adhesion molecule 1 isoform X5: protein MLPAAALPWTLFFLGAAASLQVDIVPSQGEISVGESKFFLCQVAGEAKYKDISWFSPNGEKLTPNQQRISVVRNDDFSSTLTIYNANIDDAGIYKCVVSSVEEGDSEATVNVKIFQKLMFKNAPTPQEFKEGDDAVIVCDVVSSLPPTIIWKHKGRDVILKKDVRFIVLSNNYLQIRGIKKTDEGTYRCEGRILARGEINFKDIQVIVNVPPSVRARQSTMNATANLSQSVTLACDADGFPEPTMTWTKDGEPIEQEDNEEKYSFNYDGSELIIKKVDKSDEAEYICIAENKAGEQDATIHLKVFAKPKITYVENKTAMELEDQITLTCEASGDPIPSITWKTSTRNISNEDKASWTRPEKQETLDGRIVVRSHARVSSLTLKEIQYTDAGEYVCTASNTIGQDSQAMYLEVQYAPKLQGPVAVYTWEGNQVNITCEVFAYPSAVISWFRDGQLLPSSNYSNIKIYNTPSASYLEVTPDSENDFGNYNCTAVNRIGQESSEFILVQADTPSSPSIDRVEPYSSTARVEFDEPEATGGVPILKYKAEWRALGEGEWHSRLYDAKEANVEGTITISGLKPETTYSVRLSAVNGKGVGEISLPSDFKTQPVREPSAPKLEGQMGEDGNSIKVNVIKQDDGGSPIRHYLIKYKAKHSSEWKPEIRLPSGSDHVMLKSLDWNAEYEVYVIAENQQGKSKPAHYAFRTSAQPTVIPATLGSPSTSSSFVSLLLSAVTLLLLC from the exons CCTCTCTACAAGTGGATATTGTTCCAAGTCAGGGGGAGATCAGCGTTGGAGAATCTAAGTTCTTCTTATGTCAAG TGGCGGGGGAAGCCAAATACAAAGACATCTCCTGGTTTTCCCCTAATGGTGAGAAGCTGACGCCGAACCAACAGCGCATCTCAGTGGTGCGAAACGATGACTTCTCCTCCACCCTCACCATCTACAACGCCAACATTGATGATGCTGGCATCTACAAATGTGTTGTCAGCAGCGTGGAGGAGGGAGACTCTGAAGCCACCGTCAATGTGAAAATCTTCC aaaagctCATGTTCAAGAATGCCCCCACTCCTCAGGAATTCAAGGAAGGGGATGATGCTGTGATTGTGTGTGATGTGGTCAGCTCGCTGCCTCCTACCATCATCTGGAAACACAAAGGCAGGGATGTCATCCTAAAAAAAGATG tTCGGTTTATAGTGCTGTCCAACAACTACCTGCAGATCCGGGGAAtcaagaaaacagatgaaggGACGTACCGCTGTGAGGGCCGCATCCTGGCTCGTGGGGAGATCAACTTCAAAGATATTCAGGTCATTGTAAATG TACCTCCTTCTGTGCGTGCCAGGCAGAGCACTATGAACGCCACTGCCAACCTCAGCCAGTCTGTCACCTTAGCATGTGATGCTGATGGCTTTCCTGAGCCAACCATGACGTGGACAAA ggatggagagcCAATAGAGCAGGAGGATAATGAagagaaatacagttttaacTACGATGGGTCTGAGCTGATCATCAAGAAGGTGGATAAGAGTGACGAAGCAGAGTACATCTGCATTGCTGAGAACAAGGCTGGCGAGCAGGATGCCACCATTCATCTCAAAGTCTTTG caaaACCCAAAATCACATATGTGGAGAATAAAACAGCTATGGAGCTGGAGGATCAGATCACACTGACCTGTGAGGCGTCTGGAGACCCAATCCCTTCCATCACGTGGAAAACTTCTACCCGGAACATCAGCAATGAAGACAAG GCTTCGTGGACCCGGCCCGAGAAACAAGAG ACGCTGGATGGGCGCATCGTGGTGCGCAGCCACGCACGGGTATCATCCCTGACTCTCAAAGAAATCCAGTACACGGATGCTGGAGAGTACGTCTGCACGGCCAGCAACACCATCGGGCAGGACTCACAGGCCATGTACCTTGAAGTGCAGT ATGCCCCCAAGCTTCAGGGCCCTGTGGCTGTCTATACCTGGGAAGGGAATCAAGTGAACATCACCTGTGAGGTATTTGCTTATCCCAGTGCTGTCATCTCCTGGTTCCGGGATGgacagctgcttcccagctcaAACTACAGCAACATCAAGATCTACAACACTCCATCAGCAAGCTACCTGGAG GTGACACCAGACTCTGAAAATGACTTTGGGAACTACAACTGCACTGCTGTGAACCGCATTGGCCAGGAATCCTCGGAGTTCATTCTTGTGCAGGCGG aTACTCCGTCCTCTCCTTCTATTGACAGAGTGGAGCCCTACTCTAGTACTGCCCGCGTGGAGTTTGATGAGCCTGAAGCTACTGGTGGGGTACCCATCCTCAAATATAAAGCAGAGTGGAGGGCACTGGGCGAAGGAGAATGGCACTCGAGATTGTACGATGCAAAAGAAG CAAATGTGGAGGGCACAATCACTATCAGTGGCCTGAAACCTGAGACAACCTACTCAGTGAGACTGTCTGCAGTCAATGGCAAGGGTGTGGGTGAGATTAGCCTGCCATCCGACTTCAAGACACAGCCAGTTC GGGAACCCAGTGCACCCAAACTGGAAGGGCAGATGGGAGAAGATGGAAATTCCATCAAAGTGAACGTTATCAAGCAGGATGATGGTGGCTCCCCCATCAGGCATTACCTGATCAAATACAAAGCT AAACATTCCTCAGAATGGAAACCAGAGATCAGACTGCCTTCTGGCAGCGACCACGTCATGCTCAAGTCTCTGGACTGGAATGCAGAATACGAGGTTTATGTGATAGCTGAAAACCAGCAGGGGAAGTCCAAACCTGCTCACTATGCTTTCCGGACATCTGCTCAGCCTACTGTTATCCCAG CGACCTTGGGAAGTCCATCAACGTCGTCCTCCTTTGTTTcattgcttctttctgcagtgaCTCTGCTTTTGCTCTGTTAG